One Paraburkholderia phytofirmans OLGA172 genomic window carries:
- a CDS encoding 3-hydroxyacyl-CoA dehydrogenase NAD-binding domain-containing protein, with product MTLTSSADVVTRELRGKVLLVTIDHAPVNALSADVRRGLLAAIEAADADKAVEAVLIVGAGRNFIAGADLREFGKPPVPPSLPDVCNRIEACAKPVVAAIHGAALGGGLEVALAAHYRLAVNGAKLGLPEVQLGLLPGAGGTQRAPRLIGAQAALDLILSGRHASAKEALALGLVDRLGSSDDILAEGLAYVHELLAAHAPVRRTRDATALGDRAASLAAVTTARAETAKKSRGLFSPLKIVDAVEAAVEQPFEDGLRLERKLFLECIDSPQRAGLIHAFFAEREVLKAPETREEKPRALNRIGVVGGGLMGAGIAVAVLDAGLPVTMIERDDASLARGRAHIEKVYDGLIAKGRMSAEKKADVMTRWQGSTSYDALADADLVIEAVFEDLAVKKAVFAELDRVCQAGAVLATNTSYLDIDAIAASISRPADVIGLHFFSPANIMKLLEVVVPKQVSADVVATAFELAKKLRKTPVRAGVCDGFIGNRVLAVYRSAADAMMEDGASPYQIDSAVRAFGFPMGPFQVADLAGGDIGWATRKRRAATRNPQARYVQIADRLCERGWFGQKTGRGFYLYPEGSRAGVPDAEVEAIIDAERERAGITPRTFTDDEIMRRYMAAMINEGANVVHEGIALRPLDVDVTFLYGYGFPRHRGGPMKYADTVGLATVLADIREFAKEDPLFWQASPLLVELVERGADFASLNQSA from the coding sequence ATGACCCTCACCTCTTCCGCCGACGTTGTGACGCGCGAATTGCGCGGCAAAGTCCTGCTAGTCACGATCGACCACGCGCCAGTCAACGCCTTGTCCGCCGACGTGCGGCGCGGCCTGCTCGCCGCCATTGAAGCCGCGGATGCCGACAAGGCCGTCGAGGCCGTGCTGATCGTCGGCGCCGGGCGCAACTTCATCGCAGGTGCGGACCTTCGCGAGTTCGGCAAGCCGCCGGTGCCGCCGTCGCTGCCGGATGTCTGCAACCGCATCGAAGCGTGTGCGAAGCCGGTGGTGGCCGCCATTCACGGCGCCGCGCTCGGCGGCGGCCTGGAAGTGGCCCTCGCGGCGCACTACCGCCTCGCCGTGAATGGCGCGAAGCTCGGTTTGCCCGAAGTGCAACTCGGCCTGCTGCCGGGCGCAGGCGGCACGCAGCGTGCGCCGCGCCTGATCGGCGCGCAGGCCGCCCTCGACCTGATCCTGAGCGGCCGCCATGCCAGCGCGAAAGAAGCGCTCGCGCTCGGCCTCGTCGACCGGCTCGGCAGCAGCGACGACATCCTCGCTGAAGGACTCGCCTATGTGCACGAACTGCTGGCCGCTCACGCGCCAGTGCGGCGCACGCGCGACGCCACTGCGCTAGGCGACCGCGCCGCGAGCCTCGCCGCCGTCACCACCGCACGCGCGGAAACGGCGAAGAAATCGCGCGGCCTGTTCTCCCCGCTCAAAATCGTCGATGCCGTGGAAGCCGCCGTCGAACAGCCTTTCGAAGACGGCCTGCGGCTCGAACGCAAACTGTTCCTGGAATGCATCGACAGCCCGCAGCGTGCCGGGCTGATTCACGCGTTCTTTGCCGAGCGCGAAGTGCTCAAGGCGCCGGAAACACGCGAGGAAAAACCACGCGCGCTGAACAGGATCGGCGTGGTGGGCGGCGGCCTGATGGGTGCGGGTATCGCCGTCGCGGTGCTCGACGCAGGCTTGCCGGTGACGATGATCGAACGCGACGACGCGTCGCTCGCGCGCGGCCGCGCGCACATCGAAAAGGTCTACGACGGTCTGATCGCCAAAGGCCGCATGAGTGCGGAGAAAAAAGCCGACGTGATGACGCGCTGGCAGGGCAGCACCTCGTACGACGCCCTCGCCGACGCCGATCTGGTGATCGAAGCGGTATTCGAGGACCTGGCGGTGAAAAAAGCCGTGTTCGCCGAACTCGATCGCGTCTGCCAGGCCGGCGCAGTGCTGGCCACCAACACGTCGTATCTTGACATCGACGCGATCGCGGCCAGCATTTCGCGCCCCGCGGACGTGATCGGCCTGCACTTCTTCTCCCCCGCCAACATCATGAAGCTGCTGGAAGTGGTGGTGCCGAAGCAGGTCAGCGCGGACGTGGTCGCCACCGCGTTCGAACTCGCGAAGAAACTGCGCAAGACGCCGGTGCGTGCCGGCGTGTGCGACGGCTTCATCGGCAATCGCGTGCTGGCGGTGTATCGCAGCGCGGCGGACGCGATGATGGAAGACGGCGCGTCACCCTATCAGATCGATTCGGCCGTGCGTGCGTTCGGCTTCCCAATGGGTCCGTTCCAGGTGGCCGATCTCGCGGGTGGCGACATTGGCTGGGCCACGCGCAAGCGGCGCGCGGCCACGCGGAACCCTCAGGCGCGCTATGTGCAGATCGCCGATCGGCTTTGCGAACGCGGCTGGTTCGGCCAGAAAACCGGTCGTGGATTTTATCTGTACCCCGAAGGTTCGCGCGCCGGCGTGCCGGACGCTGAGGTCGAGGCCATCATCGACGCCGAGCGCGAACGCGCCGGCATTACGCCACGCACGTTCACCGACGATGAAATCATGCGCCGCTATATGGCCGCGATGATCAACGAAGGGGCCAACGTCGTGCATGAAGGCATCGCACTGCGGCCGCTCGATGTCGACGTAACCTTCCTCTATGGCTACGGCTTTCCGCGTCACCGCGGCGGTCCGATGAAATACGCCGATACGGTAGGCCTCGCCACGGTTCTCGCGGACATCCGCGAGTTCGCCAAAGAAGATCCGCTGTTCTGGCAAGCGTCGCCGCTGCTGGTCGAACTGGTGGAGCGCGGCGCCGATTTCGCGAGCCTCAACCAGTCGGCTTGA
- a CDS encoding LysR family transcriptional regulator, whose translation MDVNSLTLLVDILDAGNLSEAARRLKMSRANVSYHLNQLERSIGLQLVRRTTRRVEATEIGLQLYEHGRTIQNALLAARESVTTLGQSLQGRVRLSVPSGYGQLVMSDWLIAFKRLYPGIVLDVMFENRVEDLMRDEVDIAVRVMSEPPQNLVARDMGPVRYVACASPDFAESRGMPVRLDDLRTAPLITAAVVGKQLRVAAYLRDERHEVLLEPTIISENFLFLRQAVLAGLGVGLVPDYVVQDDLRRGDVVTALDEWRLSIFGTNMYLLYMPNRHHTRAAASFIEFILEQVRGSGRGGSA comes from the coding sequence ATGGACGTCAATTCGCTGACCTTGCTGGTCGATATCCTCGATGCGGGCAACCTGAGCGAAGCCGCGCGGCGGCTGAAAATGAGCCGCGCGAACGTGAGCTACCACCTGAACCAGCTGGAGCGCTCCATCGGGCTGCAACTGGTGAGGCGCACCACGCGCCGGGTCGAGGCGACCGAAATCGGTCTGCAGTTATACGAGCACGGCCGCACGATCCAGAACGCGCTGCTGGCCGCGCGCGAGTCGGTCACCACGCTCGGACAGAGCTTGCAGGGGCGAGTGCGATTGAGTGTGCCGAGTGGCTATGGGCAACTGGTGATGTCGGATTGGCTGATCGCATTCAAGCGTCTTTATCCGGGCATCGTGCTGGATGTGATGTTCGAGAATCGCGTGGAGGATCTGATGCGCGACGAGGTCGACATCGCGGTGCGGGTGATGTCCGAGCCGCCGCAGAATCTCGTCGCGCGCGACATGGGGCCGGTGCGCTATGTTGCCTGTGCTTCGCCGGATTTTGCCGAAAGCCGCGGCATGCCGGTGCGGCTTGATGATCTGCGCACGGCGCCGTTGATTACGGCGGCGGTGGTCGGCAAGCAGTTGCGCGTGGCGGCGTATCTGCGCGACGAGCGCCACGAAGTGCTGCTGGAACCGACGATTATTTCCGAGAACTTTCTATTCTTGCGCCAGGCGGTGCTGGCCGGCCTGGGTGTCGGTCTGGTGCCCGATTACGTGGTGCAGGACGACTTGCGTCGTGGGGATGTGGTGACGGCGCTCGATGAATGGCGTTTAAGCATTTTCGGTACGAATATGTACCTGCTCTATATGCCGAATCGGCATCACACGCGCGCGGCGGCGAGTTTTATCGAGTTCATTCTGGAGCAGGTGAGGGGAAGTGGAAGAGGGGGCTCTGCTTGA
- a CDS encoding DUF5594 family protein, whose translation MRQESATRFDEQFAPRIAEALAACFGTTVHTEVLPYGGHGHPTRVRIHAAPIEGLGHYPHPLNLFLTWDSDEIERLMGAEGQARFAGYLAALPRKLEAWRQVRELDFVSHTQAEPTALIGGLDFES comes from the coding sequence ATGCGCCAAGAGAGTGCCACTCGTTTCGATGAACAGTTTGCACCTCGCATCGCCGAGGCGCTCGCCGCCTGTTTCGGCACCACTGTGCACACCGAAGTGCTGCCTTACGGCGGCCACGGCCACCCCACTCGCGTGCGGATCCACGCAGCGCCGATCGAAGGCCTCGGCCACTACCCGCATCCGTTGAATCTGTTTCTCACCTGGGACAGCGACGAGATCGAACGTCTGATGGGGGCGGAAGGGCAGGCGCGCTTCGCCGGCTATCTGGCCGCATTGCCGCGCAAGCTCGAAGCCTGGCGCCAAGTGCGCGAACTGGATTTTGTCTCGCACACCCAAGCCGAGCCGACGGCATTGATCGGCGGACTCGATTTTGAATCTTAA
- a CDS encoding acyl-CoA dehydrogenase family protein, with protein sequence MNLNFTPEEEAFRTDVQRFLRDKIPQRLAGKVHGGRRLTRDDMAEWQAILNAQGWLANHWPKEYGGPGWNAVQKFIFENECALAGAPRIVPFGVNMLGPVLIKYGNEAQKRHWLPRILDGSDWWCQGYSEPGAGSDLASVKTTAVRGSDAQGEHYVVNGQKTWTTLGHYANMIFCLVRTATDVRKQEGISFLLIDMNTPGVDVRPIITLDGEHEVNEVFFTDVRVPVENLVGEENKGWTYAKYLLTYERTNIAGVGFSVAAFNRLRKIAAKQQRNGRPLADDPSFAARMARVEIDLENMKTTNLRVIAAVAGGGVPGAESSMLKIRGTEIRQEISSLTRRAMGPYAQPFVEEALHDGFEGTPVGPDEAASAAALYFNNRKLSIFGGSNEIQKNIISKMILGL encoded by the coding sequence ATGAATCTGAACTTCACACCTGAAGAAGAGGCATTTCGCACCGACGTGCAGCGCTTTTTGCGCGACAAGATCCCGCAGCGTCTCGCCGGCAAGGTCCATGGCGGCCGCCGCCTCACGCGCGACGACATGGCCGAGTGGCAAGCGATACTCAACGCGCAAGGCTGGCTCGCCAATCATTGGCCGAAGGAGTACGGCGGCCCGGGCTGGAACGCCGTGCAGAAATTTATCTTCGAGAATGAATGCGCATTGGCAGGCGCACCGCGTATCGTGCCGTTCGGCGTCAACATGCTCGGCCCGGTGTTGATCAAATACGGCAACGAGGCGCAAAAACGCCACTGGTTGCCGCGCATTCTCGACGGCTCGGACTGGTGGTGCCAAGGCTACTCGGAACCGGGCGCGGGCTCGGACCTCGCCTCGGTCAAGACCACCGCGGTACGCGGCAGCGACGCGCAAGGCGAGCACTACGTCGTCAACGGCCAGAAGACCTGGACCACGCTCGGCCACTACGCGAACATGATCTTCTGCCTCGTGCGCACCGCCACCGACGTGCGCAAGCAGGAAGGCATCAGTTTCCTACTGATCGACATGAATACGCCAGGCGTCGACGTGCGCCCGATCATCACGCTCGATGGCGAGCACGAAGTCAACGAAGTGTTCTTCACGGACGTACGCGTGCCCGTCGAGAACCTCGTCGGCGAAGAGAACAAGGGCTGGACCTACGCCAAATACCTGCTCACGTATGAGCGTACCAATATCGCGGGCGTCGGCTTCTCGGTGGCCGCTTTCAATCGGCTGCGCAAGATCGCCGCGAAACAGCAGCGCAACGGCCGGCCACTGGCGGATGATCCGTCGTTTGCCGCACGCATGGCGCGCGTCGAGATCGATCTGGAGAACATGAAGACCACCAACCTGCGCGTGATCGCGGCGGTGGCCGGCGGCGGCGTACCGGGCGCCGAGAGTTCGATGCTGAAAATTCGCGGCACTGAGATCCGCCAGGAAATCTCCTCGCTCACACGCCGCGCGATGGGACCGTATGCGCAGCCGTTCGTCGAGGAAGCCTTGCACGATGGCTTCGAGGGCACACCAGTCGGCCCCGACGAAGCCGCGAGCGCTGCCGCGCTTTACTTCAACAACCGCAAGCTGTCGATCTTCGGCGGCTCCAATGAAATCCAGAAGAACATCATTTCCAAAATGATCCTGGGACTGTAA